One segment of Streptosporangium brasiliense DNA contains the following:
- a CDS encoding glycerophosphodiester phosphodiesterase yields the protein MIRRLLPVALAVLVSGTVTVVLHQPEPATADRRGDAPIVIGHRGASAHRPEHTLLSYEAAIALGADYIEPDLVSTKDHVLVARHENEISGTTDVDSRPEFAARRTTKTIDGRPVTGWFTEDFTLAELRTLRAEERVPDLRPDNTVFNGLAQIPTFEEIVQLAQRHGVGVYPETKHPSYFDSIGLSLEEPLLETLTRYGWNGRRDPVFIQSFETANLRELRERTRLPLIQLITATGAPYDWTAAGDPRTYDTMVTPEGLREVAGYADGIGVDTRRIVPAGPDGRLLPPTTLVADAHRARLKVHTWTVRNENSQLPVDFRLGDPANPAFPRATGDVMGWLEKLYKLGLDGVFADDPGVARAVRERLL from the coding sequence GTCCTCGTGAGCGGTACCGTCACCGTTGTGCTGCACCAACCCGAACCCGCGACGGCCGACCGCCGTGGCGACGCGCCCATCGTCATCGGCCACCGGGGCGCCAGCGCGCACCGGCCCGAGCACACGCTGCTGTCCTACGAGGCCGCGATCGCGCTCGGCGCCGACTACATCGAGCCCGACCTGGTCTCCACCAAGGACCACGTGCTGGTCGCCAGGCACGAGAACGAGATCTCCGGCACCACCGACGTCGACAGCCGCCCCGAGTTCGCGGCGCGCCGCACCACCAAGACGATCGACGGGCGCCCGGTGACCGGGTGGTTCACCGAGGACTTCACCCTCGCCGAGCTGCGTACGCTCAGGGCCGAGGAGCGCGTCCCCGACCTGCGCCCGGACAACACCGTCTTCAACGGCCTCGCGCAGATCCCCACCTTCGAGGAGATCGTCCAGCTCGCGCAGCGCCACGGCGTCGGCGTCTATCCCGAGACCAAGCACCCCAGCTACTTCGACTCCATCGGCCTGTCCCTGGAGGAGCCGCTGCTGGAGACGCTCACCCGGTACGGCTGGAACGGGCGGCGCGACCCGGTCTTCATCCAGTCCTTCGAGACCGCCAACCTGCGCGAGCTCAGGGAGCGGACCCGGCTGCCGCTGATCCAGCTCATCACCGCCACCGGCGCGCCGTACGACTGGACGGCGGCCGGAGACCCGCGCACCTACGACACCATGGTCACCCCCGAGGGGCTGCGCGAGGTGGCGGGCTACGCCGACGGTATCGGCGTGGACACCCGGCGGATCGTCCCGGCCGGTCCCGACGGGCGCCTCCTGCCGCCCACCACGCTCGTCGCCGACGCCCACCGGGCCCGCCTGAAGGTCCACACCTGGACCGTCCGGAACGAGAACTCCCAGCTCCCGGTGGACTTCCGGCTCGGCGACCCGGCCAACCCCGCCTTCCCCCGCGCCACGGGCGACGTGATGGGCTGGCTGGAGAAGCTGTACAAGCTCGGGCTGGACGGCGTCTTCGCCGACGACCCCGGCGTGGCCCGGGCCGTCCGGGAGCGTCTCCTGTAG
- a CDS encoding cysteine dioxygenase has translation MSYGELPARTLDRRELRDLVDELAADPSRWEEQVDFPEEGGRHYASLYRDAYVDVWLLCWRPEDDTGWHDHDISSGAVRVVAGTLLECNPRIGGEHLETVVSAGESFSFGPDHIHRLTGAVDGSVSIHAYSPPLWRLGQYSISDSGVMRRVSVSYADELRPMDEVAVA, from the coding sequence ATGAGCTACGGAGAGCTGCCCGCCCGCACCCTCGACCGGCGCGAGCTGCGCGACCTGGTCGACGAACTGGCCGCCGACCCCTCCCGCTGGGAGGAGCAGGTCGACTTCCCCGAGGAGGGCGGCCGCCACTACGCCTCCCTCTACCGGGACGCCTACGTCGACGTCTGGCTGCTGTGCTGGCGGCCGGAGGACGACACCGGCTGGCACGACCACGACATCTCCTCCGGCGCGGTCCGGGTGGTGGCCGGGACGCTGCTGGAGTGCAACCCCCGCATCGGCGGCGAGCACCTGGAGACCGTGGTCTCGGCCGGTGAGTCGTTCTCCTTCGGCCCCGACCACATCCACCGGCTGACCGGCGCGGTGGACGGCAGCGTCTCCATCCACGCCTACTCGCCGCCGCTGTGGCGGCTGGGCCAGTACTCCATCAGCGACAGCGGCGTGATGCGCCGCGTGTCGGTCAGCTACGCCGACGAGCTGCGTCCCATGGACGAGGTCGCCGTCGCCTGA
- a CDS encoding amidohydrolase family protein: MTVDVHQHLWTPAFVDALRRRTVPPRLDGWTLHLDGEPAYEVDPADHDLTRRLALNDGLDLALVSLSSPLGIESLPPEDAWPIIDAYHEDALALPAPFGAWAATCLSEIDPSRLAKALDQGPAGLQLPATAVATGADLARVAPLLDVLAARDLPLFVHPGPAAEPEGPGWWPAVVPYVQQMHASWYAFSAFGRHRHPGLRVCFALLAGLAPLHSERLLNRAGEGRGQVDPDMYVETSSYGPRAIDAIVRELGIDVVVNGSDEPYARAPDPALGDAARHAVAVTNPNRLLNRKESRK; the protein is encoded by the coding sequence ATGACCGTCGACGTGCACCAGCACCTGTGGACGCCCGCGTTCGTGGACGCGCTCCGGCGCCGCACGGTCCCACCGCGCCTCGACGGCTGGACCCTCCACCTCGACGGCGAACCCGCCTACGAGGTCGACCCCGCCGACCACGACCTCACCAGGCGCCTGGCGCTGAACGACGGGCTCGACCTGGCCCTGGTCTCGCTGTCCAGCCCGCTCGGCATCGAGTCGCTGCCGCCCGAGGACGCCTGGCCGATCATCGACGCCTACCACGAGGACGCCCTCGCCCTGCCGGCCCCGTTCGGGGCCTGGGCCGCGACCTGCCTCAGCGAGATCGACCCGTCCCGGCTCGCCAAGGCGCTCGACCAGGGGCCGGCCGGGCTCCAGCTGCCGGCGACGGCCGTGGCGACCGGCGCGGACCTCGCCAGGGTCGCCCCGCTGCTCGACGTGCTCGCCGCCCGCGACCTGCCGCTCTTCGTGCACCCCGGACCGGCCGCCGAGCCCGAGGGCCCCGGCTGGTGGCCCGCCGTCGTGCCGTACGTGCAGCAGATGCACGCCTCCTGGTACGCCTTCTCCGCCTTCGGCCGCCACCGCCACCCCGGGCTGCGGGTCTGCTTCGCGCTGCTGGCCGGGCTGGCCCCGCTCCACTCCGAGCGGCTGCTCAACCGGGCCGGCGAGGGCCGGGGCCAGGTGGACCCGGACATGTACGTGGAGACATCCTCCTACGGCCCGCGCGCCATCGACGCGATCGTCCGCGAGCTCGGCATCGACGTCGTGGTCAACGGCTCGGACGAGCCCTACGCCAGGGCCCCTGACCCCGCGCTCGGCGATGCCGCCCGGCACGCCGTCGCGGTCACCAATCCCAACCGCCTGCTGAACCGGAAGGAGTCGCGCAAGTGA
- a CDS encoding LacI family DNA-binding transcriptional regulator → MAKATGLSPASVSYALRGMQVSEETIERVRRAAAELGYEADPIARALASGRTGMIGLLCGSLEDLWQQALAVGIGRALKDNDRYALILDATGDPVRERTLARQLRDQRVDALIVQPVDPAAPLWSELCESLPVVSIGDSLAGARTAGEVVFDNRAGVTLALEHMRDRGHRRVAVLTPTRASTPDRPADVHVLAEAGRLGLDIEVVTAPQALTAATDVARRMLADGHRAFFCFADSIAYGVYAAAAERNLRIPAEVSVMGYDDHPMSGLLSPGLTTVDWDIDGIVRAAVRLVVAAAEGNTRRRRIVQAPELRERGSVG, encoded by the coding sequence GTGGCGAAGGCCACCGGCCTCTCACCGGCCTCGGTCTCGTATGCCCTGCGAGGGATGCAGGTCTCGGAGGAGACCATCGAGCGGGTGCGCCGGGCCGCCGCCGAGCTCGGCTACGAGGCCGATCCCATCGCCCGTGCGCTGGCCAGCGGCCGGACCGGGATGATCGGCCTGCTCTGCGGCTCCCTTGAGGACCTCTGGCAGCAGGCCCTGGCGGTCGGTATCGGCCGGGCCCTGAAGGACAACGACCGCTACGCGCTGATCCTGGACGCCACCGGCGACCCCGTGCGGGAGCGCACGCTGGCCAGGCAGCTCCGTGACCAGCGGGTGGACGCCCTGATCGTGCAGCCGGTGGACCCGGCCGCGCCGCTCTGGTCCGAGCTGTGCGAGAGCCTGCCGGTGGTGTCGATCGGCGACTCGCTGGCCGGGGCGCGCACGGCGGGAGAGGTCGTGTTCGACAACCGCGCCGGTGTGACCCTGGCGCTGGAGCACATGCGCGACCGGGGCCACCGGCGTGTCGCCGTCCTCACCCCGACCCGGGCCAGCACCCCCGACCGCCCCGCCGACGTGCACGTCCTGGCCGAGGCGGGACGGCTGGGGCTGGACATCGAGGTGGTCACCGCGCCCCAGGCGCTGACCGCCGCCACGGACGTCGCCCGGCGGATGCTCGCCGACGGGCACCGGGCGTTCTTCTGCTTCGCCGACTCGATCGCCTACGGGGTGTACGCCGCGGCGGCCGAGCGGAACCTGCGGATCCCCGCCGAGGTGTCGGTGATGGGCTACGACGACCACCCGATGTCGGGACTGCTCAGCCCGGGACTGACCACGGTCGACTGGGACATCGACGGCATCGTCCGCGCGGCCGTCCGTTTGGTCGTGGCCGCCGCCGAGGGCAACACCCGCCGCCGCCGGATCGTCCAGGCCCCCGAACTCCGCGAACGCGGCTCGGTGGGCTGA
- a CDS encoding aromatic amino acid lyase: protein MTVVLDGARLTCEQVHRAAHGSGILLGSTDRAETAWQTARSLSGPLYGQTTGVGANKGVPVEAAGLDLLRSHAGGAGPLIGEARARATLVVRLNQLLTGGSGLNPGLLPVLASAVNQGFTPPIRTYGAIGTGDLTALATTALCLLGELPWTPPPGTGGGPGPRYALASSDALPFISSGAATLADAALACHRLRAVLTATTAVAAHSFQAIDASLEPLAQAVQRRPDQAAVAAGLRELIGATLPRRVQDPYGYRALPQVHGAALDALDRAERAVTEELNAAPENPLIADGRAWHNGNFHSVKVALALDALRAAVVQTASLSAARLATLTDPAHTGLLPFLAERPGLSGVMILEYVAHSALAELRQLASPVTLGTAVLSLGTEDHASFTPQAARSALSALEPLGTVLACELVAAVRALRQRGLPCDVGLDARMADRPLDADLDAARGMLPGLMCGPHARAGSRSPGGLPPGGPPPGGPLPDGPLPDGPLPDGPLPVSPAPGELLPDLA from the coding sequence ATGACGGTTGTCCTCGACGGCGCCCGCCTGACCTGCGAGCAGGTCCACCGGGCCGCGCACGGCTCCGGGATCCTGCTGGGTTCCACCGACCGCGCCGAGACCGCCTGGCAGACGGCCCGCTCCCTCAGCGGGCCGCTGTACGGCCAGACCACCGGGGTGGGGGCCAACAAGGGCGTCCCGGTCGAGGCCGCCGGTCTCGACCTGCTCCGCAGCCACGCCGGCGGCGCCGGTCCGCTGATCGGGGAGGCGCGCGCCCGCGCCACCCTCGTGGTCCGCCTCAACCAGCTCCTCACCGGCGGCTCCGGCCTCAACCCCGGCCTGCTGCCCGTTCTCGCCTCCGCCGTCAACCAGGGTTTCACCCCCCCGATCCGCACCTACGGCGCCATCGGCACCGGCGACCTCACCGCGCTGGCCACCACCGCCCTCTGCCTCCTCGGCGAACTCCCCTGGACACCGCCCCCCGGCACCGGCGGCGGCCCCGGCCCCCGATACGCGCTGGCCTCCAGCGACGCCCTCCCCTTCATCAGCTCCGGCGCGGCGACCCTCGCGGACGCGGCCCTGGCCTGCCACCGCCTGAGAGCCGTCCTCACCGCCACGACAGCGGTCGCGGCCCACTCCTTCCAGGCGATCGACGCCTCGCTCGAACCGCTCGCGCAGGCCGTGCAGCGCAGGCCGGATCAGGCGGCGGTGGCGGCCGGGCTCCGCGAGCTGATCGGCGCCACCCTCCCGCGCCGGGTCCAGGACCCCTACGGCTACCGCGCCCTCCCCCAGGTCCACGGCGCCGCCCTCGACGCCCTCGACCGCGCGGAGCGGGCCGTCACCGAGGAGCTCAACGCCGCCCCGGAGAATCCACTGATCGCCGACGGGCGGGCCTGGCACAACGGCAACTTCCACTCCGTCAAGGTCGCGCTCGCCCTCGACGCGCTCAGGGCCGCCGTCGTCCAGACCGCCTCGCTGAGCGCCGCCCGGCTCGCCACCCTGACCGACCCCGCCCACACCGGCCTGCTGCCCTTCCTGGCCGAGCGCCCCGGCCTGTCCGGCGTGATGATCCTCGAATACGTCGCCCACTCGGCCCTGGCCGAGCTCCGCCAGCTCGCCTCCCCGGTGACCCTCGGCACCGCCGTGCTCTCCCTGGGGACCGAGGACCACGCGAGCTTCACCCCCCAGGCCGCGCGCTCGGCCCTGTCCGCCCTCGAACCGCTCGGAACGGTGCTGGCCTGCGAGCTGGTCGCGGCGGTCCGGGCGCTGCGCCAGCGGGGCCTGCCCTGCGACGTCGGCCTTGACGCCCGGATGGCCGACCGCCCCCTCGACGCCGACCTCGACGCGGCGCGCGGGATGCTGCCCGGCCTCATGTGCGGGCCCCACGCGCGGGCGGGGTCCCGGTCGCCGGGTGGCCTGCCTCCGGGCGGCCCGCCGCCGGGCGGGCCGCTGCCCGACGGGCCGCTGCCCGACGGGCCGCTGCCCGACGGGCCGCTGCCGGTCTCCCCGGCGCCGGGCGAGCTCCTGCCGGATCTCGCCTAG
- a CDS encoding phage holin family protein: MKIIIKILAVAAALWVATKLVSGITVTTETTTMQIGTLLAVALLFGVINTVLKPIIKTLGCAFYVLTLGLFALVVNAGLLLLTSWIAAQANLPFHVEGFWAAFWGAIVVGVVSWLLDLVFGD, from the coding sequence GTGAAAATCATCATCAAGATCCTGGCCGTGGCGGCCGCCCTGTGGGTGGCCACCAAACTCGTGAGCGGCATCACGGTGACCACCGAGACCACCACCATGCAGATCGGGACGCTCCTGGCGGTCGCCCTCCTGTTCGGTGTGATCAACACGGTCCTCAAGCCGATCATCAAGACCCTCGGCTGCGCCTTCTACGTCCTCACCCTCGGCCTGTTCGCCCTCGTCGTGAACGCCGGCCTGCTGCTGCTCACGAGCTGGATCGCCGCCCAGGCCAACCTGCCCTTCCACGTGGAGGGGTTCTGGGCCGCGTTCTGGGGCGCGATCGTCGTCGGCGTGGTGAGCTGGCTGCTCGACCTGGTGTTCGGCGACTGA
- a CDS encoding NADP-dependent oxidoreductase has protein sequence MSNETSSGSGAAGRTASREIRLASRPEGWPTEENFELVEVGVPAPGEGEVLVRNRFMSVDPYMRGRMNDTESYVPPFELGRPLDGGAVGEVVESRAPGLAAGDLVLHGYGWREYALVRADQARKIEEIPGVPLSAYLGVLGMPGLTAYVGLLDIAAFKEGDAVFVSGAAGAVGSLVGQIARLKGASRVVGSAGSQEKIAYLTGKLGFDAAFNYKTAPVRRQLAQVAPDGIDVYFDNVGGEHLEAALDALKTYGRVAMCGAISVYNAAGPVPGPSNLFLAVGKRLTLRGFIVGDHYDRMTDMIREVGAWLRDGEITFEETVVDGLENSPRAFIDMLAGANTGKMLVRLAR, from the coding sequence ATGTCCAACGAAACATCCAGCGGCTCCGGGGCCGCCGGCCGTACGGCGTCGCGGGAGATCCGGCTCGCCTCACGGCCCGAGGGCTGGCCGACGGAGGAGAACTTCGAGCTCGTGGAGGTGGGGGTCCCCGCCCCCGGTGAGGGAGAGGTCCTCGTCCGCAACCGCTTCATGAGCGTCGACCCGTACATGCGGGGACGGATGAACGACACCGAGTCCTACGTCCCGCCCTTCGAGCTCGGCAGGCCCCTCGACGGCGGCGCGGTGGGCGAGGTCGTCGAGTCGCGCGCCCCCGGCCTCGCCGCCGGCGACCTCGTCCTGCACGGGTACGGCTGGCGGGAGTACGCGCTCGTCCGCGCGGACCAGGCCCGCAAGATCGAGGAGATCCCCGGGGTCCCCCTCTCGGCCTATCTCGGCGTGCTCGGCATGCCCGGTCTCACCGCCTATGTGGGACTGCTCGACATCGCCGCGTTCAAGGAGGGCGACGCGGTGTTCGTCTCCGGGGCGGCCGGGGCGGTGGGCAGCCTGGTCGGGCAGATCGCCCGGCTGAAGGGCGCCTCGCGGGTCGTGGGCAGCGCGGGATCGCAGGAGAAGATCGCCTACCTGACCGGGAAGCTCGGCTTCGACGCCGCCTTCAACTACAAGACGGCCCCCGTGCGACGGCAGCTCGCCCAGGTGGCCCCCGACGGGATCGACGTCTATTTCGACAACGTCGGGGGTGAGCACCTGGAGGCGGCCCTCGACGCGCTCAAGACCTACGGCCGGGTCGCGATGTGCGGGGCGATCTCCGTCTACAACGCCGCCGGACCGGTCCCCGGCCCGAGCAACCTCTTCCTGGCCGTCGGCAAGCGGCTCACCCTCCGGGGTTTCATCGTGGGCGACCACTACGACCGCATGACCGACATGATCAGGGAGGTGGGCGCCTGGCTCCGCGACGGTGAGATCACTTTCGAGGAGACCGTCGTCGACGGCCTGGAGAACTCCCCCAGGGCGTTCATCGACATGCTCGCCGGTGCCAACACCGGCAAGATGCTCGTCCGGTTGGCCCGGTGA
- a CDS encoding OsmC family protein has product MAQVRVERTEDGFVARNERGAEVAMGGGDEQGVFTPVELLLAALGGCNIVTVEPLTAQRGHRLVRLAMTVQAEKVEPTLLGPITVTYDVELPEGDDKADEVFRAVAQRVEEKYCTVSRALREKSEIRLELPE; this is encoded by the coding sequence ATGGCACAGGTGAGAGTCGAGCGGACCGAGGACGGGTTCGTGGCCCGCAACGAGCGCGGTGCCGAGGTCGCCATGGGCGGCGGTGACGAGCAGGGGGTGTTCACCCCTGTCGAGCTGCTGCTCGCGGCGCTCGGCGGCTGCAACATCGTCACCGTGGAGCCGCTCACCGCCCAGCGCGGTCACCGGCTGGTCCGCCTGGCGATGACCGTCCAGGCGGAGAAGGTGGAGCCGACGCTGCTCGGGCCCATCACCGTCACCTACGACGTGGAGCTGCCGGAAGGCGACGACAAGGCCGACGAGGTCTTCCGCGCGGTGGCCCAGCGGGTGGAGGAGAAATACTGCACGGTGAGCCGGGCGCTGCGGGAGAAGAGCGAGATCCGGCTCGAACTCCCCGAGTGA
- a CDS encoding cytochrome ubiquinol oxidase subunit I, producing the protein MGIGGGVDAVVTALVWTAGPASAADMAAARLQMALSLGWHIILACMGVGMPVLLLSAEWRAIRTGDGDSMRLARRWAKATGVLFAVGAVSGTILSFEMGLLWPGLMGIYGEVIGLPFALEGIAFFVEAIFIGVYLYGWDRLPPVAHLLSGVPVLVAGVASAFFVVTANAWMNQPVGFVMENGRVTEVSPWRAMFNPATPPQTLHMIVAAFMVAGSVTAAVYAVAMLRGRRDRYHRLGFLIPFTMTAVFAPVQVLLGDYAAKFLADYQPAKLAAAEGLFLTRSGAPLSLGGFAVDGELRYAIEIPNGLSLLVGYSPRTVVEGLDRVPVADRPPVTAVHLAFDTMVGIGFFLLLLSVWYATAWWRRRDLPRSRWFLRLAAVSGVAAVVAVEAGWVVTEVGRQPWTVYGKLRTFDAVNPVPGLWAGAVVVTLVYVVLTVATVYVMRRLARAPQKSAAPQEPE; encoded by the coding sequence ATGGGGATCGGGGGCGGCGTCGACGCCGTGGTGACGGCGCTCGTCTGGACCGCCGGCCCGGCGAGCGCGGCGGACATGGCGGCGGCGCGCCTGCAGATGGCCCTCTCGCTGGGCTGGCACATCATCCTGGCCTGCATGGGGGTCGGGATGCCCGTCCTGCTGCTGTCGGCCGAGTGGCGGGCGATCCGGACCGGCGACGGGGACTCCATGCGGCTGGCCCGGCGGTGGGCGAAGGCGACGGGGGTGCTGTTCGCGGTCGGGGCGGTCTCGGGGACGATCCTCAGCTTCGAGATGGGCCTGCTGTGGCCGGGGCTCATGGGGATCTACGGTGAGGTGATCGGCCTGCCCTTCGCGCTGGAGGGGATCGCCTTCTTCGTCGAGGCCATCTTCATCGGCGTCTACCTCTACGGCTGGGACCGGCTGCCGCCCGTGGCGCACCTGCTGAGCGGGGTGCCTGTGCTGGTCGCGGGGGTGGCCTCGGCGTTCTTCGTGGTGACCGCCAACGCGTGGATGAACCAGCCGGTCGGGTTCGTGATGGAGAACGGCCGGGTGACGGAGGTGTCCCCGTGGCGGGCGATGTTCAACCCGGCCACGCCGCCGCAGACGCTGCACATGATCGTGGCGGCGTTCATGGTCGCCGGGTCCGTCACCGCGGCGGTGTACGCGGTGGCGATGCTGCGCGGGCGGCGGGACCGCTACCACCGCCTGGGCTTCCTGATCCCCTTCACGATGACGGCGGTCTTCGCCCCGGTCCAGGTCCTGCTGGGCGACTACGCGGCCAAGTTCCTGGCCGACTACCAGCCGGCCAAGCTCGCCGCGGCGGAGGGGCTCTTCCTGACCCGCTCGGGCGCGCCGCTCAGCCTGGGCGGTTTCGCCGTCGACGGCGAGCTGCGCTACGCGATCGAGATCCCCAACGGCCTGTCCCTGCTGGTGGGCTACAGTCCGCGCACCGTGGTCGAGGGGCTGGACCGGGTGCCGGTGGCCGACCGCCCACCGGTCACCGCCGTCCACCTGGCCTTCGACACGATGGTGGGGATCGGATTCTTCCTGCTCCTGCTGTCGGTCTGGTACGCCACGGCCTGGTGGCGGCGGCGCGACCTGCCCCGCTCCCGCTGGTTCCTGAGGCTCGCGGCCGTCTCCGGGGTGGCCGCCGTCGTCGCGGTGGAGGCCGGCTGGGTCGTGACGGAGGTCGGCCGGCAGCCGTGGACGGTGTACGGCAAGCTGCGCACCTTCGACGCCGTCAACCCGGTGCCCGGCCTGTGGGCCGGGGCCGTCGTCGTCACCCTGGTCTACGTGGTCCTCACCGTCGCCACCGTCTACGTCATGCGGCGCTTGGCACGCGCCCCACAGAAGTCGGCAGCCCCCCAGGAACCGGAGTGA
- a CDS encoding cytochrome d ubiquinol oxidase subunit II: MDAAQILLVVMWVGLTLYALLAGADFGGGVWDLVAGRSRAGMPQRRLIEHSIGPVWEANHVWLIFVIVVLWTGFPPVFAAVMSTLYIPLTLAALGIIARGAAFVFRKASTELWQQRLFGAAFALSSVLTPFFLGTVAGAVASGRVPPGLAAGDLVRSWLNPTSLLGGVLAVGVCAYLAAVYLCDDAVRADLPALAEGFRRRAVATGLGVGAVVLGGIAVVRWDAPRLFGGLTGRALPLVVAGAVLGLLSLALLWRRRYLAVRVTAAAAVAAVMWGWPLAQYPVMLPPALTVGEAAATPAVLGATLAVLAVGALLVVPSMAWLFLLQRRSPYDPGAHG; the protein is encoded by the coding sequence ATGGACGCGGCGCAGATCCTGCTGGTCGTGATGTGGGTGGGGTTGACGCTCTACGCGCTGCTGGCCGGGGCCGACTTCGGCGGCGGCGTCTGGGACCTGGTGGCGGGGCGCAGCCGTGCCGGCATGCCGCAGCGGCGCCTCATCGAGCACTCCATCGGGCCGGTGTGGGAGGCCAACCACGTCTGGCTGATCTTCGTGATCGTCGTGCTGTGGACCGGTTTCCCGCCGGTGTTCGCGGCGGTGATGTCCACGCTCTACATCCCGCTGACGCTCGCGGCGCTCGGCATCATCGCCAGGGGAGCGGCCTTCGTCTTCCGCAAGGCCAGCACGGAGCTGTGGCAGCAGCGCCTGTTCGGCGCGGCCTTCGCGCTCTCCTCCGTCCTGACCCCCTTCTTCCTGGGCACGGTCGCCGGGGCGGTCGCCTCGGGACGCGTCCCCCCGGGGCTGGCGGCCGGGGATCTCGTGAGGAGCTGGCTGAACCCGACCTCGCTGCTCGGCGGGGTCCTCGCGGTCGGCGTCTGCGCCTATCTCGCCGCGGTGTATCTGTGCGACGACGCGGTGCGGGCCGACCTGCCCGCCCTGGCCGAGGGGTTCCGGCGCAGGGCGGTGGCCACGGGGCTCGGCGTCGGCGCCGTCGTGCTCGGTGGCATCGCCGTGGTGCGCTGGGACGCCCCCCGGCTGTTCGGCGGCCTCACCGGCCGGGCGCTGCCCCTCGTCGTCGCCGGCGCCGTGCTCGGCCTGCTCTCGCTGGCCCTGCTGTGGCGGCGGCGCTACCTGGCGGTCCGGGTCACCGCCGCGGCGGCCGTCGCGGCGGTGATGTGGGGCTGGCCCCTGGCGCAGTATCCCGTCATGCTCCCTCCCGCTCTCACCGTCGGCGAGGCCGCCGCGACCCCCGCCGTGCTCGGCGCCACGCTCGCCGTCCTGGCCGTGGGCGCGCTGCTGGTGGTGCCGTCCATGGCGTGGCTGTTCCTGCTGCAGCGGCGCTCGCCGTACGACCCGGGCGCGCACGGCTGA
- a CDS encoding NADP-dependent oxidoreductase, with translation MKAAAFSEFGGPEVLRVMELETPEAGAGQVRVRVKAAGVQPFDVAVRQGWSPAGVTGGLPRIPGNEFAGIVDQVGEGVSGVSAGDEVLGFNLLNSYAEYVVVPAENVTAKPANMPWEVAGGFTAGTQTAHIALRQLGVGEGDTVLVHAAAGSVGTAAVQLARLWGARVIGTAREENHDYLRSLGATPVAYGDGLLERVRALAPGGVDMVLDGAGGAALEVSLQLVKGERVVTLVEHERAEELGVQLTQGVRLASRLAELADLYADGRLTFHVRRTYPLDRAADAHREVETGHGRGKVVLAVG, from the coding sequence ATGAAGGCTGCTGCTTTTTCCGAGTTCGGCGGGCCCGAGGTGCTGCGGGTCATGGAGCTTGAGACCCCCGAGGCGGGTGCGGGGCAGGTCCGGGTGCGGGTCAAGGCGGCGGGCGTGCAACCGTTCGACGTCGCGGTGCGCCAGGGGTGGAGCCCGGCGGGGGTGACCGGGGGCCTGCCCCGGATCCCCGGCAACGAGTTCGCCGGGATCGTCGACCAGGTGGGCGAGGGGGTGAGCGGGGTCTCCGCCGGTGACGAGGTGCTGGGCTTCAACCTGCTGAACTCCTACGCCGAGTACGTCGTGGTCCCGGCCGAGAACGTCACGGCCAAGCCCGCGAACATGCCCTGGGAGGTGGCGGGCGGCTTCACCGCCGGCACCCAGACCGCCCACATCGCCCTCAGGCAGCTGGGGGTGGGGGAGGGGGACACGGTCCTGGTCCACGCCGCCGCCGGCTCGGTCGGCACCGCCGCGGTGCAGCTCGCCCGGCTGTGGGGGGCGCGGGTCATCGGCACCGCGCGCGAGGAGAACCACGACTACCTGCGCTCGCTCGGCGCGACCCCCGTCGCGTACGGCGACGGCCTGCTGGAGCGGGTGCGCGCCCTCGCCCCCGGCGGGGTGGACATGGTCCTGGACGGCGCGGGCGGTGCGGCGCTGGAGGTGTCGCTGCAGTTGGTGAAGGGCGAGCGTGTCGTCACGCTGGTCGAGCACGAGAGGGCGGAGGAGCTGGGGGTCCAGCTGACCCAGGGGGTGCGGCTGGCCTCCCGTCTCGCCGAGCTCGCCGACCTCTACGCCGACGGCAGGCTCACCTTCCACGTCCGCCGGACCTACCCGCTGGACCGGGCCGCCGACGCCCACCGCGAGGTCGAGACCGGCCACGGCCGGGGCAAGGTCGTCCTCGCCGTCGGCTGA